The genomic interval GAGGGCATGCCGCTTGAGGGCATTCGCAACGAACGTCGCCTGCTTGAGGATTTAAAGGGCTGGGCATCACAGGTTATTGATACGAGTATTTTGAAACCAGCACAATTGAAGGGACGTATTATTTCTCATTTTACACACCTAGAGCAAAACAGCTTGTCGATAAATGTAACTTCCTTTGGCTTTAAATATGGCATTCCTATCGATGCGGATTTGATCTATGATGTTCGTTTCTTGCCTAATCCGCATTATGTCGAGCATCTACGCCCAAATACCGGTCAAAATCCCGATGTATATGAATACGTTATGAAATGGCCTGAAACTCAGCAATTTCTAACGAAGCTGCTGGATATGTTGCAATTCCTTATTCCGCTTTATCGTAAGGAAGGGAAAAGTCAGGTTGTTATCGGTATTGGCTGTACTGGCGGTAAGCATCGTTCCGTTGCTATAGCAGAATATTTGGGACGCATGCTCGGCAGCAGTGATACGGAACGTGTGCGTGTCAGCCATCGCGATGCCGAACGTGACAAGCATTGACGAGGTGAGAGAATGCAAAGTAGACACAAGATAATGAGACGGCCTAAAATCGTCGTAATTGGCGGCGGTACAGGTCTCTCTGTTATGCTGCGAGGTCTTAAGGAGAAACCGCTCGATATTACCGCGATCGTTACGGTTGCCGATGATGGCGGGAGCTCAGGCATTTTACGCAATGAGCTGCAAATTCCGCCTCCGGGTGACATTCGGAACGTACTTATGGCATTAGCGGATGCTGAGCCGCTGCTGACTGAGGTTCTTCAGTATCGTTTCAAAACGGTACCGGGACTTGCAGGCCACAGCCTTGGTAATCTTATGCTGGCAGCAATGACCGATATATCCGGCGACTTTGTAACGGGGATTCGTGAGCTGAGCCGTGTGTTAGCGGTTCGAGGACGGGTTCTGCCCGCAGCGAATCAGGCTATCGTACTTAAAGCGGAAATGGCTGATGGCAGCATTGTCACAGGGGAATCCATGATTCCGAAAGCTGGCAAGGTCATTAAACGAGTATTTTTGGAACCAGCCGATGTCGAACCGCTGCGAGAGGCGGTCGAGGCCATCGAACAGGCCGATGCTATTTTGATTGGACCGGGCAGCTTATATACAAGTATTATTCCAAACTTGCTAGTTCCTAAACTGGCAACTGCGATCGTGGAATCAGAAGCCGTAAAATTATTTGTATGTAATGTTATGACCCAGCCTGGGGAAACTGATAACTATTCGGTAGGCGATCACCTTGATGCCATTCATGCTCATATCGGTCAACATCTATTCGATTATGTCATTGTAAATGACGGCGAAATTCCGCCGCAAATCGAAAGCAGATATGCTGAGCTTGGCGCAAAGGCCGTCCATTTGGATTTAGATGCAGTTACGCAAAAGGGTTA from Paenibacillus sp. FSL K6-3182 carries:
- the rapZ gene encoding RNase adapter RapZ; protein product: METTAAVAKLVIITGMSGAGKTIAVQSLEDLGFFCVDNLPPVLIPKFAELIDQSNGKIGNVALVIDLRGREFFTALSESLAYIKEHYTISCEILFLDATDSVLVQRYKESRRRHPLAPEGMPLEGIRNERRLLEDLKGWASQVIDTSILKPAQLKGRIISHFTHLEQNSLSINVTSFGFKYGIPIDADLIYDVRFLPNPHYVEHLRPNTGQNPDVYEYVMKWPETQQFLTKLLDMLQFLIPLYRKEGKSQVVIGIGCTGGKHRSVAIAEYLGRMLGSSDTERVRVSHRDAERDKH
- a CDS encoding YvcK family protein, which codes for MRRPKIVVIGGGTGLSVMLRGLKEKPLDITAIVTVADDGGSSGILRNELQIPPPGDIRNVLMALADAEPLLTEVLQYRFKTVPGLAGHSLGNLMLAAMTDISGDFVTGIRELSRVLAVRGRVLPAANQAIVLKAEMADGSIVTGESMIPKAGKVIKRVFLEPADVEPLREAVEAIEQADAILIGPGSLYTSIIPNLLVPKLATAIVESEAVKLFVCNVMTQPGETDNYSVGDHLDAIHAHIGQHLFDYVIVNDGEIPPQIESRYAELGAKAVHLDLDAVTQKGYEVIADRLVLFRTFLRHDAERLSHHIYKLVENWMLRKR